The genomic segment agactcagaacATTGGAGCTGGACCGTTTGCACATACACGTCCCCTCAGATAAGGTGTACTTCGGTGGAAAGTTCCTCCAACCACTAAGGACATTTCCTTTTTAAGAAGTTACTCTACCCACAAAATACTCTGGATAAGGCCACAGCAAAAGACGTCAACTGACCATTGACAAAGCAGCTGGGTTTGAGtgtttacatttcctttttttggtgTCTAAGACAAACAAGAAACTGAATGGTTTGCTCTCAGCACAGCAAGGGCCCCAAAAGACCCAGACACTCAAATCCTACAGCAGCTCCTTGCTCATGATTTACCTACCAAGTATTTTAAATTACTCTTCAGCGTACATCCTTCAGGAGCCGCGCTACGGACAGGTGACTGACTAGCTGTGCTGAACTATGATTTCTTGGACTCCAGCCGTAAAGGAACGGTTGCCTGGCATTTCCCTTGAAATGTTATGAAAATGCTATTAACTGCAAAACTTTTTTCCCCTGTTTCTTTAATGTCCCTATCAATCAGTACTGATTCTAAAAAAATTCTTCCATCTAAAAGGCTGGATCACAAactcatgatttttttttggaCAAGTTTACTAAAAGTAGGATTATAAAAATGTTGTTACACATTGAAAAAGAAGATTGTAAAATCATCTACATAGAAATTGGTGATTTTGGCACCACCAATATAAATTTCTTAATAAAAAACAGTATAAAAATTAGTACCCTGTCTCATTTCTACAAAACATGAATAGAAAAGTTGTAAAAATCCAGATTTTGTAAACTTTATTGCCAAAATGTTTCTTTGAATGCTGGTGATTTAGATGATcaaattttcttccatttcctcaaaaaaacttCTGAAACTACAAAACATACTGAACAGGGTCCCAACCAAAAAGAAAAGTTAACATACTTTTATCAGAACCAGCTCCCCACTTCCCCCTAACCCCCAAGACAATTTCTTCTGGACAGATAACCATCAGTTCCATTCCCgaaaaaaggctttttaaaattccCACCAGCAAATCCTTGGCTGACCTTTCAGGCAGAGGCTGGCATACTCACTAGTGGGCTCCCAGGTTTCTCTGCTGAGGCAATTCTGTTCAGTTTGCCAACCTCTGCCTGCCAGCCAGGAATCTTCCTGGCAGTCATGTGGCGCCGGGTGTGCTTCGTCAGGTGGTCGCTGCGCATGAAGCGCCTCTCACACCCCGGGCACACGAACTTCTTCTCCCCGGTGTGAGTTCTCCGATGGCGGGAGAGTTCATCTGAACGCGCAAATTTTTTATCACAGCCATCCCAGATACAGATGAAAGGCTTCTCTCCTAGGAGGTGAGGAAAACACatattaaagaaaacataaacattCAGCACCTTACTGGACAAGTTAattcatatcatttaaatatctTGTTCATCAAAATCTAAGTAATGTGCTATTATACTGGCACGGGGTTAATTCATAAGTCAAGAATTCCTCCAAGATGCATGTCTTCCTGCCACACCTAAGATATGTATGTCAGGGCCCAAAGATGTCAAACTAATCTAAACTTTCAAgagatatttttaagttaaaaatatatcttgGTTCCTTACTGGGGAGTaagggtttttctttctttttttttttagtgtgggCGGGGGAGGGACGGTTTATGTTGAATGTTTAGTTTTTCTTCTGCATGAAACATTTTGTGGGATCTTTAGAAAACTTCATACTGTatgagtaagaaaataaaatatttgaaacttgaaaaaaaatacatctttgaCTGTTGTATATTGGGATGGGGAAGATTCTTGAAAGGAATAATCCCTCCCCCCTCAGGAAGCTTCACATCTAAAACCACCCTCCCAAGGCTCTGAGGCTTCTCAGAATAATTAATTCTACCTTCATGTTTGTTATTACACCGACAAAAGGGTTATAGAATAGGCAAGAATTCTAATAGTCACCTTGTTACAAGTTTCAAGTGTCTGCGTTATTTTTTCAGCTTCGGAGTACCTGGCAGGTGCCCCATACTCATCTTCCTGGAGTTAGAGGTGAGCCAGGAAGCCCTGCCCACAGGTAATGCAGTAACCCTCTTCCCTAAAGCCTCCCTGGGTCTTTCCAGCCTGCAGGAGTGATCCCTTCCCTGCATCCCAAAGCCCTGGTCACCTGTCTGTGCGACCCCATGAACTGATGTGTTAAGACACTTACACATTGCCATGTGGCCCACCTTCCCCAGGGTTTATGCTTGTCTAGGTCACCCACCAGTGTACAGTGAGGCCCCCAGCACAGCACTTCATAGAGCAGGTGGTGAGTAGTTCTGAATGAGTGTTGAAGAGACACCAACTAAGTATTTGACGTTTTTCAAAGTTGAATGGACAGGAAAATTCAGCACCACAAGTCTTTTATGGACTGTTCTAAGGAAAAAAGCCTAAACttcacagatttcaaagacccCGTGTTGAAAGCATAAGGTTACCCTAACTGTTCCCAGGAAACCACCACCAGTGGTGGCAGCAGGTGTGGGAGAGAGGAACTTCTTGGCATGGGATTTGTAAAGTGCCCTAACTTGTTTTCAACATATCAAAAATGCAGCCTTTGTTCTCTCTACTTTATTCTAATTATGATCTTGGTAAACTATATGAAAAACTATCTTCCTAAGGGTAATCTTAAAGTTTCTATTTCTTATGAAAGCTCTAATTTGGTGTTACCAAATGGCATAAGAAGTTGATTCTTCAGAATCTTTATGGTTATTTAAACGGAAATACTTTGGAAAACCTGAAGAGCTTATTTTATGTCATCCTGTTTGTACTGCCACCATGAGAAGCTGACTGAATAAACAGTAAAACCTCATGCCACTGCCTCCccaaatttgaatttcatttggATGTGATCTGAAGTTCACCTCTGTAGTCCCAGTGAAAAAAAAGGAGAGCTTCTAAGTGCAACCCTTAGAGGTGCATATTAGCTCCAACACAGCCAGGATGGCCACACCTGAATTCCAGGCTCCACTTCATTCTGCAAGTGGGAGCTGCAGAATCAAGAGTTCTAATGTGCTAATTAGAAACCACTCTATCTCAAATACATTTTGGAATAAAGTACAGTAATAACTCCCTCCAGTTCAGCCTTTCCTACTGCGTTCCACAACTTACTGTTCTCCCACAGGCTACTGGCACATCTGGTGAAGGGGGTTCCATGATCAAGAGAGTTTATGAAATCCACTTTTACTGCAGAAACCATGATGAGTTACTGTacttctatgtatgtatgtgaacCTCTAAAATGCAAGTTTAACAAGTAGACAATTAAACTATAGGATCTCTTAATGAGATTAAGAGAACAGGAGTGCCAGAGAGCACCTGAAATGCTGGGTCTTAATCTACTAAAGCAGAAGCGCTACAAGGCAACCCTCAGACTCCGGTTAAACACCACGGCAGCCACCACCCTCACGGAGCTATGTAATGTGAACTCAATGGAAAGGAAAGTGCCTCAGCCACACTGCCCACATTTCAAGTGCATGTGATACTGGCTCCCCTAAAGAACACaaagagaacatttccatcatggcAGACAACTCTACTAAACGGagctgaaaataaacagaacactAAAGCATTAGTTACTGTGTGGCTTCTTCTGAATTAAAAACTCTGTATTTCTGAAAGAAAACTATATTTCTTCAGAAATCAAACTTTTCCATACTTAAGAAAGACCTTTCCCCATAGTAGACATAAGTCAGTCACACCGATGAGATGTTCATTAAATGTGAATGctattttctaaaatgcaaagaCTGATATGTCTACTGCGGGGTGAAGAGAAAGGGGCAATATAGGCATCACCTAAAAGCTATCAAAGGGTCACAATCATAGAAcagtattacattttatttactgGGGTGAGCAGATGGCACGTTCTAGAAAAACCACTGACAGTTGTACTCATGTTAACCCCAACCCCAAAGACAAGTCTATGAAGGTTTTCAGGACCAAACTTTTCTTTGCTTCCTTTCCAGCCCTTCCAGTGGTTCTCCCGCTCCCGCTCACAGAAGGCTCCAGGTGTGTTTCCTGACTCCAGCACCCAGTGTTCCCAGTGCCTACCTGCCTTGGTACTCACCTGTGTGAGTGCGAAGATGAGCCTTGAGGTGGGAACTTTTGAAGTAGGTTTTCTGGCAGCCTGGGAAGGTGCAAACATAGTTCCTCCGTCGGGAAAAGTCTACCTGAGGGGCACAGCTCTGACTGGAGGCGATGAACACCGGAGCAGGGGCCAAGGGCAGCACCCTCGTACTGCCAACAGCCATCACACTCAATGGGCAGGTGGCAGGCTGAGGGACGGGTCCCTGGGGCAGAACCAGCATCACAGTTCCCTGAGGCACAGACGGTCCCACAAACAAAGGCTGGGGCACTGGAGCAGCATGGGGTAGGATGGGTTTGACAGTCCCCACAGACATTTGGGGCAGGGGTTTCAAAAAAGCTGGTAACATGCCACTTTGTCCAGTCACTGGGATCATTTGGCCAAGGACAGGGGGACTGGGCATGGGGACAGAAATCAGAGGGGTGGCTTTCCTTGGCAAGTCATTTTCATAATTCTTTGGTGAACAGGTTTGAACTGCAACAGGCCACCCTGTCTGCTGGCCTTTGTCAGTCGAGATCAGACCACCAGTCTTGTTTGAGCAAGACTGACACGACACTGAGTTAGTGTTGAGTAAACTGTCTGGGGGTTGTGTGTTCAGCAAAGCTTCGATATGTCCCAGGAACTGTGCTGCTCCTTCTCTGTTGACTGAAAGTTGGTATTCTTGAGTCTGGGCAGTAGGCATGCGGGCAGGACTCCCCCCAGTGTGACGGATGACACTCATCACTGTGGCCCTGCAGCGGGTGCCAGGGGCTGGCTCCAGTGGCTCTGGCTTCAAACAAGGTGGGCTCCTCTCTGCCCTCCTGCTCAGTACTTTGGCTGCCCCAGCGGGGGCTGGAGGGATGGCCATGACTGTGTGTGTTTTAGAATCAGTTACCTGGGAAGGACCAAGTGTCCCTGTTGATGGCTCCATGAGATCAGGGCTCTGAGGAGGAGTCAtgcacttaaaaaagaaaaaaatgcggTGTTAAAAGGTTGATCAAATTTAAAAGGGACTTACTTTGATCATGTTGCCCCCAATGCCTTTAAAAAGAAGTATGTAGAAAGGACTGGGCTAAACCTGCTCAGAACAGTACCCGGTGGGTCTCAAGGCTACATGAGGCACTGTACTTTCTCGGCTTCTCCCCATTTCCTGATCTCTCCCAAACCAATCCATCTGCTAGGCTGTAAGGACCTCAGGGCCACTCCTGGCTTGCCCAGCTACTGAACTGAGCAATCTAAGCATTAGGACACAAACAAGACAACAAATTCATATGCAAAATAAGAGCTTTATCACAACAGTTTTAGACTCTCAAACATTTGTTGATATCCCAGTGGTAATCATTTAATATAGACTTATTCAGTGCCTACCAGATGCAAAGTAAAAACTTGCTGGAATCATCCCCAAAACGCCATGCTCCAACCAGTGGTGCTGCCTGAACCACGTCCCTCTCTGCACCGCCCCCACTGTAATTTCCACCTCTTTCCAGCCTCCCTGCGGAGGAGCCCAATGCCAACTAACCCTGAGAAGCGCTCTGGGCAGCCAGGCACACTACTTGAACAATCCTCTTCACTGCTCTCCACTTCTTTCTCATCCCTCTCCAAGTCTTGCTTTCCACACTTTCCTTCCAGTGCAAGCTTCCAGCTCAGGACAACTAAAATTTTGACTTCTGTCTCCAAACTGAGAAGCAATTCTCCCTGTAATTTTGTAGCcaagttaagaaaacaaaaacaaaaaacagtgctTGATTGCACTCAACTGAAACCAGAAAAAAGTTGGGTTgccacagggagggagggggtcCAGTATGTCAACCCAGCTAACAAAGATGGCCTGGTGTCAAAGCGCAGGCTTTCTCCAGCTGCCGCCCACATATCCTGATTCTGGACTGGGTCATCTGGGGGAACTGAGGTCCCCACCCTGTAACTCCCCAGGGAAATGAGTATTTTTACTTTCTCCTATCAACCTGTGGTTTTCATCTTATGGACATTTGAGCCCCCTGGCTGCAAGCTATGATCTACCAACGGAAAGAGCATATTTTCAAGAGGTAAAAAGTTTTCACTCTTAGGACCCACACAAGGGGAAGGTCTGAACTTGCTTGCCAGCATCCCAGCGTATCTGCCTACGAGTTCTTCAGCACATTTCCTTAAGGTACTCTAGTCATTGCACAAAAACGCTCTTCTCCCCCGCCTCTTACCAGAGTTGATAAAGAATGGAAATCCTTTGGTAGCTCAGGTGCAGCTGCATCCACATGCACAGTCGTGGTGACATCCCCAGAATCAGAGACAGGTGTGAGGGGTCGTATCTTTAATAGGTCACCTTTCTGAGATCTTTGACCCCAGGAGCTCATGCAAACAAGAGCCTCAACAGCTTCGATGGCGTTCTGTTCCAAGACGCTGCTGGTAGACCTTTCGCTGTCATGCCATTTCCTCTCCAGGATTGACTCACATATGTCCATGATGTCAACCTAAAGGCCACAGAACACGATGGCTTCTCAGtccaggagaaagagagggtAACCCTGATGGGCATGTGGATACACAGACCAGGAGCTGCACCACACACGTAACATATGTATGATACCTGCCAGGTAAGCGCTCTATTCTAGGAAAAGATGCCAACAGCACATTGAtttcaattttgcttttatgCTAATCTTCTCAAGAGGGAAGGAAGATGACTGGACTTGACTGGCAAGCAGTTTACACAGAAGACgattcttaaaaaaaatgttattaaattcatgtttttctttgGCAAATGACTAAGACAGTAATTTCAGAGTGTCAGAAAAACTGGTGAGTGTGAAACTGTCAAATGGAGCCGAGGAACTGACACTGAGTCTAAGTCTTCTGGGTGGTTGAAAGCACGGCTCTTAGGATTTCGCAAAGCCCCCAAGAGTGTCCCCTACAGATGTATTTCCGGCAGCTTTCTGGAGCATTCACCACAGTCCTCTCCAGCCGGGGCTTTACCCGCACGCAGAACCTCCCCGTGGCCGAGCTCCAAGGGCTCCAGGAAAGTAGAGACCACACTGGGTTAGCCTTGCTCCTCGGACTGGGCACATCGGGCACCCCTAAAGCTCCAAGGCTAGTTGGGGGTAAGAGGAAGAATCCTGAACATCTACCACAACCCAGAAGACGGATGTCTTTCTGTTGTATCACACCTGTCTTTGGGCAGATGTGGGTAGTCAACCAGAATTCACTTATCTATTCTGAGGAAAGTTTAAATCTATAAAGGTAAACGCTTCTCTTGTGCCCAAGCATCCATCCCGCCGGCAAACTCCCCAAGGCCCTCAGGCCCCGACAGGGGGCGGCCCCAGGCCGGGAGGAAAGGTGCCCGAACCCGCGCCCACGTGTCGCCTTCCCGCCAGCTCTTGCCCCGCCCCCTCGCCCTCCACGGCccgccccgccgcccgccgcccgcgttCCCGCCAGCGCGCACCATCCCGCCCGTCATCCTGGTGACGTCATAACTGGAAATAGCCCCCCTCCCACCCCGCCCCCGTACTCCCCGCCTGCCGCCCGCGGGGCGGGGCCGCTGCGGCAACTCCAGACAAAGCTGAGCGTAGGGCGGCGCGGAGCACACGCCCCTTCCCCGCCGCAACCGGCGCAGAGCGCCCACCACCCTTCCCGGGTCCCGAGACCACCCGGACCCCTACTGGTGCTACCGCAGCCAGGCCCCGCTCGCCCCCGCCTTCCTCTGCACCCCGGCCCCGCACAAGTGGCGCGTCCCTGCCTCGCCCATCGCTCAGCTGGCGGCCACTCACCTTGCGCGCGTCACCCGGGTCCGCGTCGCCCGGCGAGTGCATGGTGTCGCGGCTCGGAGGCAACAAAGCGGCCGCAAGGCGGGAGCTCGGCGCACGGCAGCGACTGCACGTGCTCGGCGGGCGGCTGCGACCCGGGGCTCCTGCAGCCGGCGCGCGCCTCTGCCCGCCCGCGCGGCTCTGTCCCGGCGCGGCCCTCGCGGCGCGGGAAGGGCGGGGCGGCCGCGGACGGAGCGGCCGCGGGGGCGGGGCGCGGAGTCAAACCAAAATACACCGCGCCCCTGCCAGGGCGGGGCCGGGGGCCCGCCAGCCAGTCTGCGCCCGGCCGGTGCGCGGCCGGCCAATGGGCGCGGCGGGGAGCCGCGTGATCAGAGCCTGGCCGCGGCGTGATCGGGCAGGGCGGGATGTGGCACGTGTTTTGGTCCTGGGCgagggggcggggcctggagCCCTGGAAAGTAGGGGAAAGGTCCTGGCAGCGGCGGCGCAGCTGCGGCGGGTAGTCCCGGGTCGGGGCGGTGGAAGAGTGGGGCGGTGCTTAAAGGGGCCGCGGTCCGTAACCTGCACCAGCGCACGTCCCCGTGGAGTGAATCCGTCCAATAGAGGGGACCCACCTGGAGGCCTCAACCTGTGTGTTGCTTgcttgttttaaatttcattattcTGCCGTCATCCCTTAGGAGCACATCCCTGACAAGGAAGTTTTCAAAGCTGGCTGGCTCCGGGTGACATTCCCACATTCGCCCCTTCCCGCTGTTAGCCATAGCCTGAGCTGCTTCTGCCTCTGACTCCGTTCCCTTGGCAGCTCTGGGCTGCAGTGTCCACTCTGTTAAGTGGCCATAGGGGAAGCCAAGGCGGTAAGCACCGGAAAGGTGAAACCCGTCCATTTTTCAGAGAATGGGAGGAAGCATCACCCCTTCCGGGAAGTCCTCAGGACTGAGAGAGCACCTGGCATCTTCTTACCCCTTGTACTTTGGTTGGTGTGTCTGGGTATGATCTATCCACTTAAGAAGTTCCAAGTTCTTGAAGCACTTTGACCAGGCTGTGTTTGTTCCCGCACAGCCTGCAGAGCAGCACGGGACAGCCCTTCAGTCAGCACACAGCCGCTTGCTGAGCTCATATATACATAAGGCTACAGTGAGAAATCCTTGTCCCTACAATCTCAAAAGACAGGTGAAAGTAGAGGATCCCACACTTTGGGACTGTACTGTGAGCGAGAGAAGCCCTGGGCCCAGGGAATGGGTTATAAGGTTACAAAGAGCCTCCAGTTTATACTGATAACCCAACTGCTTGTTCCTCACAGGCCTGCtctggggaggggtgagggcagGCGGCCTAAGCTGATGACAAGGAAAAGTTCTGAGATGTCATAAAATTAAGTGGTATAACGGCCTGGAGAACGGGAGAGAGACAAGGGGAGATAATCAGTCAATAGCTGCAGGCGGTAGATAATCAGGAACTCCATGTTCTTGGATGAAGTCATGTCAACAATCATCTAGAAGGTTCCCAGTACCAGTGCATCCCTCTCCCACGTGAGcagtgtctgaccatcatcagCAACCAACCATGAGCCATCTCTATGGACTAATCACTGATCCCAGGCTTTCCCCACTTCACATTAGCCCACCTGCCTCTTCTATATGTTAATTTAAGGAACTTTCTTGCCTTGAGACGGCTTATAAATGTctcctgtttcttgagtctggtggacaagttgtttctgttaactggccttgctgctggtgaagcagaaacttcctgtcccaggactgaAGTCTTGTTTTGGCTGCAtctgtaaaggctcaataaacccttttatttcagagatttcTCAGTCTCAAGTTTTTTGATTGGTCACTGACCAGCCTCTCTCCATTTCATCTCCTGATCCTCCACAACACCTTTCCTGACCTGTAATCTATTTTAGTTATTTGTTGTTTCCCCACTAGAAGGAACCTTCCCAAGGTCAGGGAGCTGGTCTAATTCACAGCTAACCCCCAGTGACTGACTCACTGCAGGTGCACAGTAATCACCggttgtatgaatgaatgaatgaagacaaaCACCTACTTCCCCTGCATCCCATACCCCGGACACCCTGTAGACGCTGAAATAGTTCCATGTCCTTGAAACTGAACTCACATTCTGGCCAAATCTGGATTTCCCACCTCTGGGAAAGACATCACCAGATACCCTGTTACTTCATCCAGAAATCCGAGTCACCTCTGACCCTTACCTTTTGTGCACTTGTTTCCTTCTGCCAATTACTTTGTGCCCTTTTTCTTCCTAAATATCTCTCAAATTATTAACTTCCCTCCATCACCCAGTCCTGCCCTCATCCAGGCCACCGGCCTTTCTCACCTGAATCATCATCACTGCCTTCTAATAGGTCTTCTACCCCCAGCTTCACCACCTGCAACTGCCCGCCCCTCCTCTCATTGCCAGAAAGATCTTCCAGAAGGAGAGATGGTACCAGACCTATATTTAAACTCTAAGTTGAAATCCGAAGAACTACTACCTTACTCCTTAGGCTAGAATCCATGACTGCAGAACCAGGCCCAGCCAGCACTTCCTGCTTTGTCTTGACCAGTTCCCCACATCCCTGCCTATAGTCAGAGGATATCGATGTGTTTGCAAACTATGGACAGTTACCAGCCATTCACTCACAGACATCACTGAGGCCCTGATTGGCACCAGGCCCCAAAGACCCTCAGGCAGAGCACAGACTGTAGAAGGCAGATGGGACATGACACAGGTAACTCCTATATATAGTAGAGCATGATGCCACTGGCTAGACTGCCACCACTTTCTCGTGTGTCCTTCTGAGAGAGTCTGTGTATATGCCAACATACTTTTATACAAAGGATAGCATCTATCCTTGTGAATCTTGCTGATTTCACAACGTGTCTTGGGCATGATTACCTATCAGTTCACAAAGATCAACCTCATGCTTTATAAtgattaaataatattccattacatgaaTGTGTCTTCATTCATTTAACCAGACCTGCTGAAATCACCAGGTGCTTAGCTTATTTCCAGTTCACCAGGATATCACATCCAGGCACCGTGGGCCTCTGTGCAAGGATAACTACAGACTGACTTCCAAGACGTAGAATTGCTGGGCCAACTGttcttgcatttattttattttctttgttaagtCTTAATGAAGAAAAGCATAGATACAGGAAAGTGCAAAAATGTAAGTGTACAACTCAGTGAATTTTTACAAACCAAAGACATTTGTATCATTtgcacccagatcaagaaacagattAGCAGAATCTTAGAAGcccctcctttaaaaaaattaatatatattatacatgaaATATATGTTATTAcataatgtacatatatacacagataatatatgtatatatgtatattaaatatataagacataatttacatatataagtatatatgtaaattgtgttttataatttaaattacatgttttaaattatataatttaaaattataaacatatttttatactTATATGTGTATTATCTAAATATACCTacttatatatgtaaattatgtttacttatatatttcatatacatatattatctgtgtatatatctatattatGTAATAATATCCTGGAAATTCCTTTACATgggtatgtgcattttttttGAAAGATTGTCAAATTGCCCTCCTATTGCTTCTGTGCCTGTTTACCCCACCAATTTGGGGTAAAAGCCAGTCCCCTGTTTTTTCACTAATGCTAGGACTTCTCAAATTTTCTGACCTTTACCAAGCTAAGTATA from the Manis pentadactyla isolate mManPen7 chromosome 2, mManPen7.hap1, whole genome shotgun sequence genome contains:
- the KLF11 gene encoding Krueppel-like factor 11 isoform X1 produces the protein MHSPGDADPGDARKVDIMDICESILERKWHDSERSTSSVLEQNAIEAVEALVCMSSWGQRSQKGDLLKIRPLTPVSDSGDVTTTVHVDAAAPELPKDFHSLSTLCMTPPQSPDLMEPSTGTLGPSQVTDSKTHTVMAIPPAPAGAAKVLSRRAERSPPCLKPEPLEPAPGTRCRATVMSVIRHTGGSPARMPTAQTQEYQLSVNREGAAQFLGHIEALLNTQPPDSLLNTNSVSCQSCSNKTGGLISTDKGQQTGWPVAVQTCSPKNYENDLPRKATPLISVPMPSPPVLGQMIPVTGQSGMLPAFLKPLPQMSVGTVKPILPHAAPVPQPLFVGPSVPQGTVMLVLPQGPVPQPATCPLSVMAVGSTRVLPLAPAPVFIASSQSCAPQVDFSRRRNYVCTFPGCQKTYFKSSHLKAHLRTHTGEKPFICIWDGCDKKFARSDELSRHRRTHTGEKKFVCPGCERRFMRSDHLTKHTRRHMTARKIPGWQAEVGKLNRIASAEKPGSPLVSMPASA
- the KLF11 gene encoding Krueppel-like factor 11 isoform X2; the encoded protein is MDICESILERKWHDSERSTSSVLEQNAIEAVEALVCMSSWGQRSQKGDLLKIRPLTPVSDSGDVTTTVHVDAAAPELPKDFHSLSTLCMTPPQSPDLMEPSTGTLGPSQVTDSKTHTVMAIPPAPAGAAKVLSRRAERSPPCLKPEPLEPAPGTRCRATVMSVIRHTGGSPARMPTAQTQEYQLSVNREGAAQFLGHIEALLNTQPPDSLLNTNSVSCQSCSNKTGGLISTDKGQQTGWPVAVQTCSPKNYENDLPRKATPLISVPMPSPPVLGQMIPVTGQSGMLPAFLKPLPQMSVGTVKPILPHAAPVPQPLFVGPSVPQGTVMLVLPQGPVPQPATCPLSVMAVGSTRVLPLAPAPVFIASSQSCAPQVDFSRRRNYVCTFPGCQKTYFKSSHLKAHLRTHTGEKPFICIWDGCDKKFARSDELSRHRRTHTGEKKFVCPGCERRFMRSDHLTKHTRRHMTARKIPGWQAEVGKLNRIASAEKPGSPLVSMPASA